A single region of the Nocardioides aurantiacus genome encodes:
- the ahcY gene encoding adenosylhomocysteinase: MDYKVADLSLADYGRTEITLAEHEMPGLMAMRERYGADKPLAGARIAGSLHMTIQTAVLIETLVDLGAEVRWASCNIFSTQDHAAAAVVVGRDGTPEAPQGVPVFAWKGETLEEYWECTQQILDWGQSEPPNMILDDGGDATLLLHLGVQAEKTGTAPDPATAGSNEQRIIFEVLGAQLAKDKEHWTPIANSVKGVTEETTTGVHRLYEMMRDGKLLFPAINVNDSVTKSKFDNKYGCRHSLIDGINRATDVLIGGKVAVVAGYGDVGKGSAESLRGQGARVIVTEIDPICALQAAMDGYQVDTLDNALPVADIIVTATGNRDVVTLDQMRKMKHNAIVANIGHFDNEIDMAGLEAPGVAERKTVKPQVDLWTFPEGNAIIVLSEGRLMNLGNATGHPSFVMSNSFTNQVLAQIEIFTKTEDYPVGVYVLPKHLDEEVARLHLGALGVNLTTLTDDQAAYLGIPAEGPYKSDQYRY; this comes from the coding sequence ATGGACTACAAGGTCGCTGACCTCTCGCTGGCCGACTACGGCCGCACCGAGATCACCCTCGCCGAGCACGAGATGCCCGGCCTGATGGCGATGCGCGAGCGCTACGGCGCCGACAAGCCCCTCGCCGGTGCGCGCATCGCCGGCTCGCTGCACATGACCATTCAGACCGCCGTGCTCATCGAGACGCTGGTCGACCTGGGTGCCGAGGTCCGCTGGGCCTCCTGCAACATCTTCTCCACCCAGGACCACGCGGCCGCCGCGGTCGTCGTGGGTCGCGACGGCACCCCCGAGGCCCCCCAGGGCGTCCCGGTCTTCGCCTGGAAGGGCGAGACCCTCGAGGAGTACTGGGAGTGCACCCAGCAGATCCTCGACTGGGGCCAGTCCGAGCCGCCGAACATGATCCTCGACGACGGTGGCGACGCCACCCTGCTGCTGCACCTCGGCGTCCAGGCCGAGAAGACCGGCACCGCGCCCGACCCGGCCACCGCCGGCAGCAACGAGCAGCGGATCATCTTCGAGGTCCTCGGTGCCCAGCTCGCGAAGGACAAGGAGCACTGGACCCCGATCGCGAACTCGGTCAAGGGCGTCACCGAGGAGACCACCACCGGCGTGCACCGTCTCTACGAGATGATGCGTGACGGCAAGCTGCTCTTCCCGGCGATCAACGTCAACGACTCGGTCACCAAGTCCAAGTTCGACAACAAGTACGGCTGCCGCCACTCGCTCATCGACGGCATCAACCGCGCCACCGACGTCCTCATCGGCGGCAAGGTCGCCGTCGTCGCGGGCTACGGCGACGTGGGCAAGGGGTCCGCGGAGTCGCTGCGCGGCCAGGGCGCCCGGGTCATCGTCACCGAGATCGACCCGATCTGCGCGCTCCAGGCGGCGATGGACGGCTACCAGGTCGACACCCTCGACAACGCCCTCCCGGTCGCCGACATCATCGTCACCGCCACCGGCAACCGCGACGTGGTCACCCTCGACCAGATGCGCAAGATGAAGCACAACGCGATCGTGGCCAACATCGGTCACTTCGACAACGAGATCGACATGGCCGGCCTCGAGGCGCCGGGCGTGGCGGAGCGCAAGACCGTCAAGCCCCAGGTCGACCTGTGGACGTTCCCCGAGGGCAACGCGATCATCGTCCTGTCCGAGGGCCGCCTGATGAACCTCGGCAACGCCACCGGTCACCCGTCGTTCGTGATGTCGAACTCCTTCACCAACCAGGTGCTGGCGCAGATCGAGATCTTCACCAAGACCGAGGACTACCCCGTGGGCGTCTACGTGCTCCCCAAGCACCTCGACGAGGAGGTCGCGCGGCTCCACCTCGGTGCGCTGGGCGTCAACCTCACCACGCTGACCGACGACCAGGCCGCCTACCTGGGCATCCCGGCCGAGGGGCCCTACAAGTCCGACCAGTACCGCTACTGA
- a CDS encoding SIS domain-containing protein translates to MTFDDGLLDDATALARADARLRHLAESGSRVRREAVAAAEVLAAAVERLGESRPRAVVAAGPDSRLLRAVLEPVCPVPFVAWPGPGLPGWAGGLDLVVVLAPVGDDVATAGAVAEAVRRGCQLVVAAPEGSLVAEHAAGRYTSLLPTQSGDQLAVAVAVLDLLDRVHLGPRTDPDVVADALDEVAVVCSPHRDLATNPAKILAIGIADSDPLLWGGTVLAARAGRRVAESVRRATGRTALAADAEQLLAVLEATAPADVFADPFADPGAELRPALVLLDDGSDEEAVTVTRDRLATAARDHGVRVETITSAADGEVARYAAMLSVGTYAAAYLSLGMGRG, encoded by the coding sequence ATGACCTTCGACGACGGACTGCTCGACGACGCGACCGCGCTCGCCCGCGCCGACGCCCGGCTGCGCCACCTGGCCGAGAGCGGCTCGCGGGTGCGCCGCGAGGCGGTGGCGGCGGCCGAGGTGCTGGCGGCGGCCGTGGAGCGGCTCGGCGAGAGCCGGCCGCGCGCCGTGGTGGCCGCGGGCCCCGACTCCCGGCTGCTGCGCGCGGTGCTGGAGCCGGTCTGCCCGGTCCCGTTCGTGGCCTGGCCCGGGCCCGGGCTCCCCGGCTGGGCGGGGGGCCTGGACCTCGTCGTCGTGCTCGCTCCCGTGGGCGACGACGTGGCGACCGCGGGCGCGGTGGCCGAGGCCGTGCGCCGGGGGTGCCAGCTCGTCGTGGCCGCACCGGAGGGGTCGCTCGTCGCCGAGCACGCCGCCGGCCGCTACACCTCGCTGCTGCCCACCCAGAGCGGCGACCAGCTCGCCGTGGCGGTGGCCGTCCTCGACCTGCTCGACCGGGTGCACCTCGGCCCCCGCACCGACCCCGACGTCGTCGCCGACGCGCTCGACGAGGTCGCCGTGGTGTGCAGCCCCCACCGTGACCTGGCCACCAACCCGGCCAAGATCCTGGCCATCGGCATCGCCGACTCCGACCCGCTCCTGTGGGGCGGCACCGTGCTCGCCGCCCGTGCGGGCCGCCGCGTGGCCGAGTCCGTACGCCGCGCCACCGGCCGCACCGCGCTGGCCGCCGACGCCGAGCAGCTGCTCGCCGTGCTCGAGGCCACCGCCCCGGCCGACGTGTTCGCCGACCCCTTCGCCGACCCCGGCGCCGAGCTGCGCCCGGCCCTGGTGCTGCTCGACGACGGCTCGGACGAGGAGGCGGTCACCGTCACCCGCGACCGCCTCGCCACCGCCGCGCGGGACCACGGCGTCCGCGTCGAGACCATCACCTCCGCGGCCGACGGCGAGGTCGCCCGCTACGCCGCGATGCTCTCGGTCGGCACCTACGCCGCGGCCTATCTCAGCCTGGGGATGGGCCGGGGCTGA
- a CDS encoding Trm112 family protein, translated as MNLDPRLLDVVVCPACRSSLAADEAAEELVCAGCGRAYPVRDDIPVLLVDEARVPS; from the coding sequence ATGAACCTCGACCCCCGACTCCTCGACGTGGTCGTCTGCCCGGCGTGCCGTTCCTCGCTGGCCGCCGACGAGGCGGCGGAGGAGCTGGTCTGCGCGGGCTGCGGGCGTGCCTACCCCGTCCGCGACGACATCCCCGTGCTCCTGGTCGACGAGGCCCGCGTCCCCTCCTGA
- a CDS encoding phosphomannomutase/phosphoglucomutase: MSPSSTRDPANLAAVFKAYDVRGLVPEQVDEELAEAVGNAFVAVLGADAVVVGHDMRDSSPGMARAFARGAATAGADVTLIGLASTDQLYFASGHLGRPGAMFTASHNPAAYNGIKLCRAEAAPVGRETGLVEIEQRVAAGETLEATTAGTVDEQDLLTAYADHLLSLAPVTGRRLRVAVDAGSGMAGHTAPAVLGRLDVEVLPLYFELDGTFPHHEANPIEPANLRDLQAAVREQGADVGLAFDGDADRCFLVDERGELVSPSTLTALIAARELAKEPGASIIHNLITSRAVPEIVEELGGTPVRTRVGHSYIKAEMARTGAIFGGEHSGHFYFRDFWRADSGMLAALHALAALAETEAPLSEVLAPWARHVASGEINSTVHDQDAVVAEVEAAWGGGEGVELDRLDGLTVLHPDWWFNVRASNTEPLLRLNAEGRDQTTMERVRDDVLALIRRSR; this comes from the coding sequence ATGTCCCCGAGCAGCACCCGTGACCCCGCCAACCTCGCCGCGGTCTTCAAGGCCTACGACGTGCGCGGTCTGGTCCCCGAGCAGGTCGACGAGGAGCTCGCCGAGGCCGTGGGCAACGCCTTCGTCGCGGTCCTCGGCGCCGACGCCGTGGTCGTCGGGCACGACATGCGCGACTCCTCGCCCGGCATGGCCCGGGCCTTCGCCCGCGGTGCCGCGACCGCCGGCGCGGACGTCACCCTGATCGGGCTCGCCAGCACCGACCAGCTCTACTTCGCCTCGGGGCACCTGGGTCGTCCGGGCGCGATGTTCACCGCCAGCCACAACCCCGCGGCGTACAACGGGATCAAGCTGTGCCGCGCCGAGGCCGCGCCCGTGGGTCGCGAGACCGGGCTCGTCGAGATCGAGCAGCGGGTGGCGGCGGGGGAGACCCTCGAGGCCACGACGGCGGGCACCGTCGACGAGCAGGACCTCCTCACGGCGTACGCCGACCACCTGCTCTCGCTCGCGCCGGTGACCGGCCGCCGGCTGCGGGTCGCGGTCGACGCGGGCAGCGGGATGGCCGGCCACACCGCGCCGGCCGTGCTCGGCCGCCTCGACGTGGAGGTGCTGCCGCTCTACTTCGAGCTCGACGGCACCTTCCCCCACCACGAGGCCAACCCGATCGAGCCGGCGAACCTCCGCGACCTGCAGGCGGCCGTGCGCGAGCAGGGCGCCGACGTCGGCCTGGCCTTCGACGGCGACGCCGACCGCTGTTTCCTGGTCGACGAGCGCGGCGAGCTGGTCAGCCCGAGCACCCTCACGGCGCTGATCGCGGCCCGCGAGCTGGCCAAGGAGCCGGGCGCGAGCATCATCCACAACCTGATCACCTCGCGCGCCGTGCCCGAGATCGTCGAGGAGCTGGGCGGCACCCCGGTCCGCACCCGCGTGGGTCACTCCTACATCAAGGCCGAGATGGCCCGCACCGGTGCGATCTTCGGCGGCGAGCACTCCGGGCACTTCTACTTCCGCGACTTCTGGCGCGCCGACTCCGGGATGCTGGCGGCGCTGCACGCGCTGGCCGCACTGGCCGAGACCGAGGCGCCGCTCTCGGAGGTGCTGGCGCCCTGGGCGCGCCACGTGGCGAGCGGCGAGATCAACTCGACCGTGCACGACCAGGACGCCGTCGTCGCCGAGGTGGAGGCGGCCTGGGGCGGCGGCGAGGGCGTCGAGCTCGACCGCCTCGACGGCCTGACCGTGCTGCACCCCGACTGGTGGTTCAATGTGCGCGCGTCCAACACCGAGCCGCTGCTGCGGCTCAACGCCGAGGGGCGCGACCAGACCACGATGGAGCGGGTGCGTGACGACGTGCTCGCGTTGATCAGGAGATCCCGATGA
- a CDS encoding DUF3499 domain-containing protein — MALLRRCSRTACGRPATTTLTYVYADQTAVVGPLATHAEPHAYDLCDLHSERLSAPRGWEVMRLAVDDRSGPTSDDLLALADAVREAAQPRPAAPPVAPPVGTRDGVRRGHLRSLRSDA; from the coding sequence GTGGCCCTCCTCCGTCGTTGTTCGCGCACCGCGTGCGGCCGCCCCGCCACGACCACGCTCACCTACGTGTACGCCGACCAGACGGCCGTCGTCGGGCCGCTGGCCACCCACGCCGAGCCGCACGCCTACGACCTGTGCGACCTCCACAGCGAGCGGCTCTCCGCCCCGCGCGGCTGGGAGGTGATGCGGCTGGCGGTCGACGACCGCTCCGGCCCCACCTCCGACGACCTGCTCGCGCTCGCCGACGCGGTCCGGGAGGCGGCCCAGCCCCGCCCCGCCGCGCCGCCGGTCGCCCCGCCGGTCGGCACCCGCGACGGCGTCCGCCGCGGGCACCTGCGCTCGCTGCGCTCCGACGCCTGA
- a CDS encoding metallopeptidase family protein, with amino-acid sequence MTTRDRRGRGMRGPAYAPGAPRGPVPAALTRRERFDRIAVTVMADVEERWHDELSRVELAVEDAPVLPASWVNPRVPLASFVDASGGAPPRLVLFRRPLEHRAETLADLEALVLTVVVEQLAEVLGVPPEDVHPDYEA; translated from the coding sequence GTGACGACACGGGACCGACGCGGACGCGGCATGCGTGGTCCGGCGTACGCCCCGGGGGCGCCGCGCGGGCCGGTCCCGGCCGCGCTGACCCGCCGGGAGCGCTTCGACCGGATCGCGGTCACCGTGATGGCCGACGTCGAGGAGCGGTGGCACGACGAGCTGTCGCGCGTCGAGCTCGCCGTCGAGGACGCGCCGGTGCTGCCCGCCTCGTGGGTCAACCCGCGCGTGCCGCTGGCGTCGTTCGTCGACGCCAGCGGCGGCGCGCCGCCGCGCCTGGTGCTGTTCCGCCGTCCGCTGGAGCACCGCGCCGAGACACTCGCCGACCTGGAGGCACTGGTCCTCACCGTGGTCGTCGAGCAGCTCGCCGAGGTGCTCGGGGTGCCGCCCGAGGACGTGCACCCCGACTACGAGGCCTGA
- a CDS encoding WhiB family transcriptional regulator, which produces MRELYVLDGDGGGGEDPGWAERGLCAQTDPEAFFPEKGGSTREAKKVCLTCDVRQECLEYALAHDERFGIWGGLSERERRKLKKRAV; this is translated from the coding sequence ATGCGCGAACTGTACGTGTTGGACGGCGATGGCGGCGGTGGCGAGGACCCGGGGTGGGCGGAGCGCGGACTGTGCGCGCAGACCGACCCCGAGGCCTTCTTCCCGGAGAAGGGCGGCTCGACCCGGGAGGCCAAGAAGGTCTGCCTGACCTGCGACGTGCGTCAGGAGTGCCTCGAGTACGCCCTGGCCCACGACGAGCGGTTCGGGATCTGGGGCGGCCTGTCCGAGCGCGAGCGCCGCAAGCTCAAGAAGCGTGCCGTCTGA
- the cofD gene encoding 2-phospho-L-lactate transferase, whose protein sequence is MSSTPVTTHPDAPSTVEAGPAPRRLTVLSGGVGGARFLEGLLHLARREEAESGTVTEVTVVANTADDWWLHGLKVCPDLDTVMYTLGDGIDVERGWGRREETWNARDELAAYGVGPAWFGLGDRDLATHLVRTQMLDAGYPLSAVTAALCRRWQPGVELLPMTDDRVETHVVIDDPDTGERRAVHFQEYWVRHHAEVPAHGVVPIGLEDSSPAPGVLEAIAGADVVLVPPSNPVVSVGTILGVPGVREAIASTPAPVVGVSGIIGEDHVRGMARQLLGVVGVEVSAAGVAEHYGRRGATGSDGATGVLDGWLVDTVDEKAVERLRAGGFACRAVPLWMSDDDTTTALAAAALDLAAEVGRR, encoded by the coding sequence ATGTCCTCCACGCCCGTGACGACCCACCCGGACGCCCCCTCCACCGTCGAGGCCGGCCCCGCGCCGCGCCGCCTCACCGTCCTCTCCGGGGGCGTCGGCGGTGCCCGCTTCCTCGAGGGCCTGCTGCACCTGGCCCGCCGGGAGGAGGCGGAGAGCGGCACCGTGACCGAGGTGACGGTGGTCGCCAACACCGCCGACGACTGGTGGCTGCACGGGCTGAAGGTGTGCCCCGACCTCGACACCGTGATGTACACCCTCGGCGACGGCATCGACGTCGAGCGCGGCTGGGGACGGCGCGAGGAGACCTGGAACGCCCGCGACGAGCTGGCGGCGTACGGCGTGGGGCCGGCGTGGTTCGGCCTCGGCGACCGTGACCTGGCCACCCACCTCGTGCGCACCCAGATGCTCGACGCGGGCTACCCGCTCTCCGCGGTGACGGCCGCGCTGTGCCGACGCTGGCAGCCGGGCGTCGAGCTGCTGCCGATGACCGACGACCGGGTCGAGACCCACGTCGTGATCGACGACCCCGACACCGGGGAGCGTCGCGCGGTGCACTTCCAGGAGTACTGGGTGCGCCACCACGCCGAGGTCCCCGCCCACGGCGTGGTGCCGATCGGCCTCGAGGACTCCTCCCCCGCCCCGGGCGTCCTGGAGGCCATCGCCGGCGCCGACGTGGTGCTGGTGCCGCCGTCCAACCCGGTGGTCTCGGTCGGCACGATCCTGGGCGTGCCCGGGGTCCGGGAGGCGATCGCCAGCACGCCGGCCCCGGTGGTCGGGGTCTCCGGGATCATCGGCGAGGACCACGTGCGCGGCATGGCCCGCCAGCTGCTCGGCGTCGTCGGGGTGGAGGTCTCGGCCGCCGGTGTCGCCGAGCACTACGGCCGCCGCGGCGCCACCGGGAGCGACGGCGCGACCGGGGTGCTCGACGGCTGGCTGGTCGACACCGTCGACGAGAAGGCGGTCGAGCGGCTCCGGGCGGGCGGGTTCGCGTGCCGCGCCGTGCCGCTGTGGATGAGCGACGACGACACCACGACCGCCCTGGCGGCGGCGGCCCTCGACCTGGCCGCCGAGGTCGGGCGCCGGTGA
- the cofE gene encoding coenzyme F420-0:L-glutamate ligase produces the protein MSDRPPPHGAGLHAWPVDGLGEVRRGTVLVDLLDGVDLHDGDVVCVTSKVVAKAEGRQRRQDREEAVTQETVRVVARRGPTRIVENRLGLVMAAAGVDASNTEAGTVVLLPEDPDGSARRLREDLAERHGRNVAVLVTDTAGRAWRTGQTDLAVGVAGMEPLEPMDGEVDAYGNRLVVTAPAVADELAGLAELVTGKLGGRPVSVVRGLAPRVLPAGEHGPGAAVLQRPRSQDMFALGAREAVVAAVRGRDLDCFGAPASAEEVAAALTSCGLDAATDGPAVRVRLGAGTRDQVVALERARLVCLAHGWGPFSDTGPATPALGDAVFFSPGDP, from the coding sequence GTGAGCGACCGCCCCCCACCGCACGGTGCCGGGCTCCACGCGTGGCCGGTCGACGGCCTGGGCGAGGTGCGCCGGGGCACGGTGCTCGTCGACCTGCTGGACGGCGTCGACCTGCACGACGGCGACGTGGTGTGCGTGACGAGCAAGGTGGTGGCCAAGGCCGAGGGGCGGCAGCGTCGCCAGGACCGCGAGGAGGCGGTGACGCAGGAGACGGTGCGCGTCGTCGCGCGGCGCGGCCCGACCCGCATCGTGGAGAACCGGCTCGGCCTGGTGATGGCCGCGGCCGGGGTCGACGCCTCCAACACCGAGGCCGGCACCGTGGTGCTGCTGCCCGAGGACCCCGACGGCTCGGCACGCCGGCTGCGCGAGGACCTCGCCGAGCGGCACGGCCGCAACGTGGCGGTGCTGGTCACCGACACCGCCGGCCGCGCCTGGCGCACCGGCCAGACCGACCTGGCGGTCGGGGTCGCCGGGATGGAGCCGCTGGAGCCGATGGACGGCGAGGTCGACGCCTACGGCAACCGGCTGGTCGTCACCGCCCCGGCCGTCGCCGACGAGCTCGCCGGGCTCGCCGAGCTGGTCACCGGCAAGCTCGGCGGTCGTCCGGTCAGCGTGGTCCGTGGGCTGGCCCCCCGCGTGCTCCCCGCGGGCGAGCACGGCCCCGGCGCGGCCGTGCTGCAGCGGCCGCGGTCGCAGGACATGTTCGCGCTGGGCGCCCGGGAGGCCGTGGTAGCCGCCGTGCGGGGGCGCGACCTCGACTGCTTCGGCGCGCCCGCCTCGGCCGAGGAGGTGGCGGCGGCGCTGACCTCCTGCGGCCTGGACGCCGCGACCGACGGCCCCGCCGTCCGGGTGCGGCTCGGGGCCGGCACCCGCGACCAGGTCGTCGCCCTGGAGCGGGCCCGGCTGGTCTGCCTGGCCCACGGCTGGGGCCCCTTCAGCGACACCGGTCCGGCCACGCCCGCGCTCGGGGACGCCGTCTTCTTCTCACCGGGCGATCCGTAG
- a CDS encoding DUF3105 domain-containing protein, with the protein MAKKNTRDHERRAVAEQLRKTQQRKERMRSFAILGVCVLVVVGLLGVAVFTYVRSERDKAAAAGAPLADLGVSEAQASCDAPAEAAATGNNEHLTIGQPIDYPDAPPASGPHWGNFLQGSEIRSFYTVDDRPEKERLVHSLEHGHTVVWYDDTVTKDTDAYRQLRSISDKFEAQSDKVIVAPWTAEDGGGFPEGKHVALTHWTGPEDQLGVTQYCGAPSGAVLGKFMKTYPATSAPEPNAP; encoded by the coding sequence ATGGCCAAGAAGAACACCCGTGACCACGAGCGTCGCGCCGTCGCCGAGCAGCTGCGCAAGACCCAGCAGCGCAAGGAGCGGATGCGCAGCTTCGCGATCCTGGGGGTCTGCGTCCTGGTCGTGGTGGGGCTGCTGGGCGTCGCGGTGTTCACCTACGTCCGCTCCGAGCGGGACAAGGCCGCAGCCGCCGGTGCCCCCCTGGCCGACCTCGGCGTCTCCGAGGCGCAGGCCTCGTGCGACGCCCCCGCGGAGGCGGCGGCCACGGGCAACAACGAGCACCTGACCATCGGGCAGCCCATCGACTACCCCGACGCGCCGCCGGCCTCCGGCCCGCACTGGGGCAACTTCCTCCAGGGCTCGGAGATCCGCTCGTTCTACACCGTCGACGACCGCCCCGAGAAGGAGCGGCTGGTCCACAGCCTCGAGCACGGCCACACCGTGGTCTGGTACGACGACACCGTCACCAAGGACACCGACGCCTACCGCCAGCTCCGGTCGATCTCGGACAAGTTCGAGGCCCAGAGCGACAAGGTCATCGTGGCGCCGTGGACCGCGGAGGACGGCGGCGGGTTCCCGGAGGGCAAGCACGTCGCGCTGACCCACTGGACCGGTCCGGAGGACCAGCTGGGCGTGACGCAGTACTGCGGCGCCCCGAGCGGCGCCGTGCTCGGGAAGTTCATGAAGACCTACCCCGCCACCTCGGCGCCGGAGCCCAACGCTCCCTGA
- a CDS encoding mannose-1-phosphate guanylyltransferase — protein sequence MTAPAAGARPVLERLWAVVPAGGAGTRLWPLSRAAHPKFLLDLTGSGRTLLQGTVDRLQPLVGPRVVVVTGAVHERAVRRQLPAVDRVLAEPSPRDSMAAIGWAAAVLEREDPDALLGSFAADHVIWEDEAFRRCVEEAAQVADTGLLVTIGIEPTEPATGFGYVRGGAALDGFATAREVEEFVEKPDRERATEYVASGRYRWNAGMFLCRAGVLLDLLAEEHPGLAASLRSIAAEPESLERRWPGLTRIAIDHAVAEPAAAAGRVAMVPGPFAWEDLGDFAALGAMRPRGNPGVHVLGDAALVQAPGSTGLVVPAGGRTVAVVGLEDVVVVDTGDAVLVTTYAHAQQVKDVVDTLKREGRTDLT from the coding sequence GTGACCGCTCCCGCCGCCGGTGCCCGCCCCGTCCTCGAGCGCCTGTGGGCGGTGGTCCCCGCCGGGGGTGCCGGCACCCGGCTGTGGCCGCTGTCGCGGGCCGCGCATCCCAAGTTCCTGCTCGACCTGACCGGCTCGGGCCGCACCCTGCTGCAGGGCACGGTCGACCGGCTGCAGCCGCTGGTGGGCCCGCGCGTGGTGGTGGTGACCGGTGCGGTCCACGAGCGCGCCGTACGCCGACAGCTGCCGGCCGTCGACCGGGTCCTGGCCGAGCCGTCGCCGCGCGACTCGATGGCCGCGATCGGCTGGGCCGCCGCGGTGCTGGAGCGCGAGGACCCGGACGCCCTGCTCGGCTCGTTCGCGGCCGACCACGTGATCTGGGAGGACGAGGCGTTCCGCCGCTGCGTCGAGGAGGCGGCGCAGGTCGCCGACACCGGACTGCTCGTGACGATCGGCATCGAGCCCACCGAGCCCGCCACCGGCTTCGGTTACGTCCGCGGCGGGGCGGCGCTCGACGGCTTCGCCACGGCCCGCGAGGTCGAGGAGTTCGTGGAGAAGCCCGACCGCGAGCGCGCGACCGAGTACGTCGCCTCGGGGCGCTACCGCTGGAACGCCGGCATGTTCTTGTGCCGCGCGGGCGTGCTGCTCGACCTGCTGGCCGAGGAGCACCCCGGGCTGGCGGCCTCGCTGCGCTCGATCGCGGCCGAGCCCGAGAGCCTGGAGCGGCGCTGGCCCGGCCTGACCCGCATCGCCATCGACCACGCCGTCGCCGAGCCCGCGGCCGCGGCCGGCCGGGTCGCGATGGTGCCCGGACCGTTCGCGTGGGAGGACCTGGGCGACTTCGCCGCGCTGGGGGCGATGCGGCCCCGGGGCAACCCCGGCGTGCACGTCCTCGGCGACGCGGCGCTGGTGCAGGCGCCCGGCAGCACCGGCCTCGTCGTGCCCGCGGGCGGACGCACGGTCGCGGTCGTCGGGCTCGAGGACGTGGTGGTCGTCGACACCGGCGACGCGGTGCTGGTGACGACGTACGCCCACGCGCAGCAGGTCAAGGACGTCGTGGACACCCTCAAGCGCGAGGGCCGCACCGACCTGACCTGA
- a CDS encoding TIGR03089 family protein, with the protein MNATAPIASPTFPALLARLLREDPGRPLVTYYDDATGERTELSVVTYANWVSKNANLLLEELDLEPGDVVLLDLPGHWLVPVFLGAAWSVGVAVTTDPTVPHRVVVCGPDALPAHTAAPGGPQVLACSLHPFATRFPTALPPGVVDHGSAWPGQSDVLVAPEPVGPDDPAWAGPDGSRSQGELLASARAQPLPGTGRLLTDHHPLEPGHLVADLLSPLLQGGSVVLVRHADPASWDRRAEQERADVVRRADRAD; encoded by the coding sequence GTGAACGCCACCGCACCGATCGCCTCCCCCACGTTCCCGGCCCTGCTCGCCCGGCTGCTGCGGGAGGACCCCGGCCGCCCGCTGGTGACCTACTACGACGACGCCACCGGCGAGCGCACCGAGCTGTCGGTGGTCACCTACGCCAACTGGGTCTCCAAGAACGCCAACCTGCTGCTCGAGGAGCTCGACCTCGAGCCGGGCGACGTCGTGCTGCTCGACCTCCCGGGCCACTGGCTGGTGCCGGTGTTCCTCGGTGCGGCCTGGTCGGTCGGCGTCGCCGTCACCACCGACCCGACGGTGCCCCACCGGGTCGTGGTCTGCGGCCCCGACGCGCTGCCGGCCCACACCGCCGCCCCGGGCGGACCGCAGGTGCTCGCGTGCTCGCTGCACCCCTTCGCGACGCGGTTCCCCACCGCCCTCCCGCCGGGCGTCGTCGACCACGGCAGCGCCTGGCCCGGACAGAGCGACGTGCTCGTGGCACCCGAGCCGGTCGGGCCCGACGACCCGGCGTGGGCCGGGCCCGACGGCTCGCGCAGCCAGGGGGAGCTGCTGGCCTCCGCGCGGGCACAACCGCTCCCGGGCACCGGCCGGCTGCTCACCGACCACCACCCGCTCGAGCCCGGCCACCTCGTCGCCGACCTGCTGTCCCCGCTGCTCCAGGGCGGCTCGGTGGTCCTGGTGCGCCACGCCGACCCGGCGAGCTGGGACCGCCGGGCCGAGCAGGAGCGTGCCGACGTCGTACGCCGAGCCGACCGGGCCGACTGA